GTCCGAAAAAAGCTGCGAGTCGCCTCTGCTTTGGCCGCTGCCGGCGGTACTCACGATCTTTTCAACATATTCGTTTTCGGCGGAAGCCGCGGCGCGCGCAGCATCAACGAGGCAGTGCTCCTGCTTCTGCCCTATCTGGAGTCCTACAAGAACACGGCCATATACCACCAGACCGGAAACGATGATTACCAGAAGGTAAAAGAGGCATATGCCACCGTGAAGATTCCGCACGAGGTATTCCCTTTCACGGATGAGATGGAGAAATACTACAGCCTCTCGGATGTAGTTATAGCGCGCGCGGGCGCCTCAACGATCTTCGAGCTTTCTTATTTCAAGAAGGCGGCTGTACTTGTGCCCTACCCGTATGCGGCCGGAGCTCACCAGTGGAAGAACGCGGCGTACGTGGAGGAGATCGGCGGTGCTTACGTAGTAGGCAACGACGAACTCTCCGGGGACCGGCTCAACTCGATTTTGAAAGAGTTTTATGAATACCCGGAGCTGCGCGCGAGAATGGCGGAAAGCATGGGGACAATTTACGTGGAGAATGCTGAAGAACTGATACTTAAAGGTATGGCAACCAATGTTTCGTAAAATCGAAAAGATACATTTCATAGGCATAGGTGGCATAGGGATGAG
The sequence above is drawn from the Syntrophorhabdales bacterium genome and encodes:
- the murG gene encoding undecaprenyldiphospho-muramoylpentapeptide beta-N-acetylglucosaminyltransferase — its product is MKLLIAAGGTGGHIFPGVAVAEAFMAADSANQLFFVGTSRGMEGAVIPERGFRLLKIDAQPFLGQSFTRKAFTIVSILRGVVQSIKILRREKPDMVIGMGGFTCVPVMIAAFLMRVPRFLHEQNVVPGLANRLLCRIADKTFISFSKTRDYLKGSMLHTGNPVRKKLRVASALAAAGGTHDLFNIFVFGGSRGARSINEAVLLLLPYLESYKNTAIYHQTGNDDYQKVKEAYATVKIPHEVFPFTDEMEKYYSLSDVVIARAGASTIFELSYFKKAAVLVPYPYAAGAHQWKNAAYVEEIGGAYVVGNDELSGDRLNSILKEFYEYPELRARMAESMGTIYVENAEELILKGMATNVS